The nucleotide window AGTGCGCTTAACGGGGAGCTTGGCTTGTAGCATGTATGAATTCCGAGTGATCTCAAGGAACGCCTGGGCTTATCCGAGTGGGTTGTTGCCAGCTTGTCAACCTAAGAAGATGCATTCTTTCAACTTCATCTTCAAAACTGAGTCATCACTGGATTTAATCATTAAAAAAATATTTTACAGAATTGGACATGGGACAAAAACAATAGTGGCAGGCGCCAAACAACCACTCACCACTAGTTTGTCATGTACTAGCGGCGTGCTCTTAGAATGCCCGCCACAACTACATTTCATTAACCCACACCAAATTTTCCAAAGTTAGCAGTTGTGGTGGTCGCCACAGCTATATTCATTTTAATGCTTAAAACTATAGCCTATTGAAACATTATATTATATTTTTTCCCTTTTATGAGTTTACTCTCAAGGTTCTAGTCAAGGCTTTTAATGAGGTAATATGAACACAAGAATATATGTCATACGTCCTATTTTTTCTGGCGGGTACTTTTATCGGATGTATACAAGACATATTAATTGTCCTCTAAACTTACCAATGAGTTTTATCCTTGCAAGGTTTTTTTCATGTAAGTTATCAAAGAGACAATTATCATAATATGTCATATCATTTTCTCTTTGTATTTTTCTTACTGGTTTTAAAAGAGTTTTCAATGATATATCAGAACACACTTTTTTTCTCTTATGAGTTTTTCTCGAAGTTTCTCATAGAAATTTTTAATGAGGCAATATATACAACACTTCCAATTTTCCTCACAGTTTTTTTAAAGGAAAGTATCAAAGCACACTTATTGTTCTCTAGATTGACCAAtgagttttcttcttcttcaaatgttttctcatatGAGTTATCAAGAAGACAATAATCATTATGTGTTGCATCATTTTTTTTCTTATTATTTTTTCACTGGGTTTAAAAGAGTTTTAACAACATAATTAACTGCACTATTCTCCTCATATTTTTCACACGGAGTTTTTGAGGGAAACTCTCAAGATTATACAACAGTTTTTTCAAGATGGAAGATGAATATACAAGAAGCCTTCAATGGTAAATCATTCAAGAAGCGCGGTGTTCTACAAGGAGGAGTGTTAggaattaattagttaattagccCATGCTAATTAACAAACAATCATTAGCAAAGTGATGTATTCAACCCCAAACAGTCATGTCCTTTCTCTCTCTATTGCCAACACACACACACCTGTTCTGGAGGGATGTCTTTGAACAGGCACCACTTTCAGATGTATATATATTGAAGAATCAATAGAAATCGGGACTGGTCGTCCATTCTTCATTTCAATCTCGTTTTACTCCAGGAAAGAATATAAACGGGTATATGCGTACAAACAAACCTATGTGATCTTTCGCCAAAAGCCCCTATGAGAACGTTCAATTATAGTGACCCTATATGGATATGGTTATGTGTGGCCTCACCAACCGCGCGTGGACATAATTAATTTTAGAAACACAGCCGGCGAACAATGAATACATGCACCAACTCTGGATCAACACTCACTTGAGAAGAACAAATCGTGCAAAGAAAACGTGGGGCTCCATCTTACGCGCGCGAACGGTCCATTCGACGCTGCATTGGCTAGGACGTTCGTCGATGGCACGACAAGGACTTGGGCATAGTTAAACAAGCGAGGAAATTGCACACCAAGCCGGCCATGACCTTGAGCTGGCAAGCTCTTGCTCAGTTATTTAATGCCTGCCCTGGCTAACAGCGGTAGTCATTCGCTCGCATTCCATATAACACATACCCTACACATTAGCGGTGCGTGTTACAAGGTCGACTAGCGAAGTGTCAAGAGCAATGGCGGGACGTAGCAGGGCGCCTGCATTTCTCCTCCTGGGGCTCTTCCTCGGCCTCGCCGGATCCAGCCCGCCGCCGGAGCCGGTGGAgtgcgcccgcggcacgtccgactGCACCGTCACCAACGTGTACGGCTCCTTCCCGGACCGCACCATCTGCCGCGCGGCCAACGCCACGTTCCCGCGCACCGAGAAGGAGCTCGTGGCCGCCGtggctgccgccgccgcgtccaaGCGCAAGGTTAAGGTGGCCACCAGGCACTCCCACAGCTTCACCAAGCTGGCCTGCCCCGGCGGCCGCGACGGCACGATCATCAGCACGGAGCGGCTCAACAAGACGGTGAGCGTCGACGCTGCCAAGGGGCTCATGACGGTGGAGAGCGGCATGGTGCTCAAGGACCTGATCCAGGCGGCCGCCGCGGCGGGGCTCGCGCTGCCGCACTCGCCCTACTGGTACGGACTCACCATCGGGGGCCTCCTCGCCACGGGTGCCCACGGCAGCTCGCTGTGGGGCAAGGGCAGCGCCGTGCACGAGTAcgtggtagggatgaggatcgtCACGCCCGCACCGGCCAGCCAGGGCTTTGCCGTGGTCAGGGAGCTCAGCGTCGgggaccccgacctcgacgcggTCAAGGTTTCCCTCGGCGTCCTCGGCGTCGTCTCCCAGGTACTACCTACGCCTACGCGGCTTCGTACAAACGCAAGAAGAAAATTCTTTCGTGTATGCTTGTTTCGGATTCTTTTCGTGCATATATGTCGTGGAAAATATCAACTGCCGAGTATGTACCCGAGTATGTACTTGGCTACTTGCTGGTGCATCCATGCATGCATGGATCTTAACTACTCTTCTAATTGCTTTGGAGTAAAAGATAAATTTGGATTAGTAGGCTAACAACTATCCATGTCCATGGAATGAAAACTAAGTACGACTAATGAACCAGCACGAGCAAGGTATGGTAGCTAGTTTATGGGTTCGGGAGGCTTGATCTTCCATTTTTTTACCGATGAAAAAAGGGCTAATTTATGGGTGTGCTTGCATGTGCAGGTTACACTAGCCTTGCAGCCGATGTTCAAGCGGTCGGTGACGTTTGAGAAGCGCGACGACACGGACTTTGCATCGCAGGCGGCCATGTGGGGAGGACTGCACGAGTTCGGCGACATGGCGTGGCTGCCGCGGCAGGGCAAGGTGATCTACCGCAAGGACGATCGCGTACCCGTCTCAACCAAGGGCAATGGCCTCAACGACTATCTCGGCTTTCGATCCAACCCTACGCTCGCGCTCATCACCGCCAGAGCCACGGAGGAGCACctggaggaggacggcggcgacaTCGCCAGGTGCCTGGCGGCGCGGGCGCCGTCCGTGCTGTTCGAGCTGCAGGCCTACGGCTTCACCAACGACGGCTCATTCTTCACAGGGTGGCCGGTGGTGGGGTTCCAGAACCGCATCCAGGCGTCCGGCACGTGCATCAGCAGCCCGGAGGACGGCCTCCTCTCCTCCTGCACGTGGGACCCACGCATCCGGAGCCCCTTCTTCTACAACTCCGGCTTCAGCGTGGCGCTCTCGAAGGCGCCGGCGTTCATTGCCGACATGCAGAAGCTCCGCGACCTCAAGCCGCGCGCCTTCTGCGGCCTCGACGCCAAGCTCGGCGTGCTCCTCCGCTACGTCAGGGCCTCTTCCGCTTACCTCGGGAAATCTGAGGACTCGATCGACTTCGACGTCACCTACTACCGTAGCTACACTGAAGGCGAGCCGCGCGCAAACTCCGACGTGGTCGACGAGATCGAGCAGCTGGCGCTGCGCAAGTACGGCGCCGTCCCACACTGGGGCAAGAACCGCAACTTTGTCTTCGACGGCGTCATCGCCAAGTACCCCAAGGCCGCTGAGTTCCTCAAGGTGAAGGCCAGGTACGACCCCGACGGGATCTTCTCCAGCGAGTGGAGCGACCAGGTGCTCGGCATCAAAGGGAGCCCCAACATCGTCGAGAAAGGCTGCGCCATTGAAGGGCTCTGCGTCTGCTCCAAGGACTCGCACTGCGCGCCAGAGAAGGGCTACTTCTGCCGGCCGGGAACGATGTTCTCGGAGGCGAGGGTCTGCTCGACCCGGGCCGCTTTCGGCGACGAAAGCGACGACCTTCTAGACGAACAGTGATTCgaggtgcatgcatgcatgcatgcgccGGGTCAAGCGGCTGCGCATCTAAGTTTAGATTGCGATGCTGACTTTAATGTTGCTTGTATGTGGCGTGTTCGCTTCTTCCAGAGATTGTACCGTCTGTACTTGTAGTAAGTTACTAGTTTGATCCGAGCTACTTGATGTAGTAATATTATGGTTTGCCTATTGTTCTGATTGGAAGCAATTGAAATTGAAACTGAACGCCATGTTCTGATTGGAGGTTCCCTTGCTACAGGTTAGACTTTAGGGCAGGTGACGCATGATTTGCTACAGGTTAGACTTTAGGGCAGATGACGCATGATTGTTTGGTCAAAAAGCTTTACGATTCTAATATAATGGCGGTTGGTGACTTCAGAGCAACGTACCGTGCTCTGCCCAGTGTTCATTTTTAAAGGTGAAAAAAGGGTAACTTGAACGATTCAGTAATGAGATTGATCTTGGAGAGAGAAAAAGTGATATGTTTGGTGTACCAGTCAGTCATTAGCATTTGAAAACAGTTCATGCGCACAGGTTTTGTTCAAAAGTGAACGGAATCACTTTAGCTATACGTCAGTCAGCTGAAAATTTCACTTTGGGTCAGTTGATTTTGTGACCATTTGATTCTGCTTTGAGATGTCTCCTGTTTTTTTTCCTTGTAACTCCCTCGATTCGATCAAGCGGGGGATGGAATTGGGCTGCGGCTCGGCTGTTGGGCTGCTGAAGCTACTGGTCTCTGGGCTGCGCTGCTGCTCTTTTTTTTATTTCTTCAAACAGAAATAGAAGAGCAAAATCACAGAGGAATTGGAGAGGGTTGTGAGAGATATGAACATATCCATGGAGTCCAGGATTTTTGCAGAATTTGACTTAATTTCTTTCGgcatttttagaggtagaaaaataatcCAAATTTGAATTAAAGTGTAATTTTGGTGATGAGTTGGATTGTGTGGAATCGATTGACCTCTATTTTGGGTCAGTTGAATTGCTTCTTGGGCTCTTTTTAGCTCTTCTTGGTTgcattttttctttttattttttcttttctttattggttgttttttgtttttgtggGTTTTGGCTGAGTGTAATTATATACGTACAAATACTATATAATATGTGTTAAAATTTCATGATTATATGATTATTTTTATGATAAAGTGCAATTTCAGCGCAAAGTTTTGCGTAAGCTTTTTCTCAAATCTCTCTTCTAAAAGAAATACCAACGCCACTAATTTGTTCTTTTCCAGGAAAAATCATTATTTTGATATTGTTTTAGTGTTTACTTCATTTTCATTCTGATTAATGTTaataccaattccactattcATTTGCTTTTTTGGAAAAGTTCCCCTTTTATATGCTTATTCTTGCATATTTTTAAAAAGCGCAATTTTTATGTATATTTCGTGCAAATTTTGTCAGTGTTTATTTTAGGTCCCCCCCCCCTTTTCTTTGTTCTTAAATTgtaataccaatgccactaatCCATTCTTCCTTAGGAAATTTAATTCTTTCTTTTGTGGGTATTTTGTTTTCTATTTCTATGCATTTTTATGTTACTCTTTTTCTGTTCTTTATTGATtattcttttctttttggctGAGTGTAATTATATACAAACAAATACTATATAATATGTGCCAAAATTTCATGATTATATGACTATTTTTGCATATTATGATTAAGTGCAATTTTGGTGCAAAGTCATGCGCAGGTTTACATGTGCGGCCCAGCCCTCTCtcccttttgtttttttttctgttcttattgtttttgcttgttatttttcttctttttattaGTTGGATTTTTTGTTGTGGGTGTTTTTGGATGCTGGATGAATGGAAAATATATGCGTACAAATACTATGAAATGTATGAAAGAATTGTACTATTGTATGAGTATATTTTGCATAATACAGAAAAATGCAATTTTTAGTGCAATTGTGGGCATGTTCTGATTCCCTCCAGCTTCACAGAACTCCACAGATTCAACTTTTTCTCCTCGCTTCTAACTTCACATAGCGATCCCAAGAGTGTTCGGCTCCATCCACTACTTCTCCCACAACTGCAGCCCGGTTGGGAGTGCTCTAGCCTGTTAGGCATAGGTTGGGCCGGGTGGATCCAGCCCAATTAGGAGGGGGTACTCGTTCGAGCGAGGCTGAGCGTAACGATTCGAGACGTTCGTTTTATTTTCGAGTGGAGAGGCAGCGAAGCGGTATCTTTGGCTGTGGCAGTTGGGTGTAAATTGATCGAACTCCACGCTTCTCATTTTGGTGGAGCTGGGCCGACCCTGTTTCTCCTTTTTACACTAGGGGGTGGTTTAGCTTCTCAGATCTAGCTTCTCTCAGCTTATACGTTCGGGTCAGCTTCTCGTGTGAAATTTGCAGAGTTGAGAGCTGGAGAGAATTAGAACAGGCCCTGTGTGcaagttttcttttctttcttccaAAGTGTAGTACCAGTGACACTAATTCATTGTTTCACATAAAACTTCATTATTTTAATTTTGTTTTAGTTATCATTATATTTTTCTTTCCTCTTTATGGGCAATACTAACGCCACTAACTCATCCCTTCTTAGATTTGGGTTTTTGCAAAAACTTCGCTATTATATGCTTATTCTTGCATATATTTTTAAAAGTGCAATTTTTGTATATATTGTGTGCAATTTTGGTCATTTTTTCTTTGAGTTTTTAGTTCATTTTATTTCTTATTAAAGGGTAACACCAATGTCACTAATTTATTCTTTCTTACAAAATCTCATTGTTTtgattttattttttattttctttcttcttaatGGGTAATACCAAAACCACTAATTCATTCTTTCATAGAAAAGTTCATATTTTGATTTTGTTTAAGTTTTTGTTTGCTTAATTAATTCCTCGCGAAAATTCCTTTATATGAAATTTTTACTATTATAGGTTTATTCTTGCATATTATATAAAAAAAAGTAATTTCTATGTAAACTGTTTCAAATTTTgccattatttatttatttatttttctttttctttttctttatatATTTGCATTTCTCTTTAACTACGCAAATGCATGGGATATGTGTAGTGATACGATAGCCCCTAGCTAGCTTTTTTTTAACTTGGAAGCACCTAGCTAGCTAGTACTGTTTGTGTCTATACATGCATGGCGGCATGCTGGCTCGCTTCCGCTGAGCGTGAGGCAGCAAGCCGTTCCCTGCAGCCTTGCACGCATGCATGCTCGTCCTTCCGGTCAGTGTAGTGCACAGGGCCGGGTGAGCGCGTTGTGTGTTGCTACTCACGCGCATATGCACGAATGGTGATACCAACGCCACATGACAGAAATCGACTCACCAAAAATTTAATTTTAGTCAGCTACCCTTAGCCGGTCCCGAACGAAATACCGTAGTGCTGAGCTATCTTATATCTATATTTATACCTACCAATAAAGTACGGATCGCTTTTTTCTCCTAATTATATGTCCGTCGTAATAGTTTTCGTCCATCCGTCGCTTAACTTACGAGGTTGTTCTGATTTTCAAGTCGTACCTCGCTTATAAAACTTTGTACTACGCTAGCCTCTCACGTACTGGGAGGCCTTCTCTGCATTGAATCGCCGCGCTAATGGCCCGCAAGTCACGTTTCAGAATTTCTTTCATATATAGGCAAGTCGTACAATTCATAAAGAGggcatttttatttattttttaggCAAGGGCATTTTTATTTAGTAGTGCTATGAACGAGAGAGGATGGATTCCTCTTTTTTGTTGAACTAGTAAAAATGCCCGTGTGTAGCAACAGGAGAAAAAAAATACCGTACGCTTTTAATTTACAAAAGATGGTCTATAATATGAGAATTTGTAGTTAGGGCTCAAACAACGATGGTCTTAACCTATAAAAGCGCAGTTTAAGATTCTACACGTGTTCTATTTCACACGGTTTGCATGTAGATTTAATCCGTACAACGAAATGGGCAAGCGATCATGCATTTATTCATGTTATATTTGGAATGGGGTGTTGTTACGGGCGAGTAAAGAAAAACAACAAAAACAAACGATGGCACATTAGTACACTACGGAGACATGTGTGCATCAATGACAATTTTCAATTTAACAATCACTAACTTAGGGTAACTCTTGAACACTTCTTTTCACATGTATATTTCTTAAATACATGAAGAGTTGTTAAAAAGATACATAACTTTTTAATCATAAAAGTAGATTTTTTTTGTCTGAAAAATATATTTTTGTATGGTCTCCTGTGGACGCGGGTACTTGTGTCTCTATTTCATCAACATTTCTTGCCATACATGTCATAGGTATTGGTCCCTGTTTCATCACTATTTATATCTTATCAAACTtgtcttttattttattttttgtcatgcatgttgtGAAGTcaaccgaggcgcagcggcttgcggcgttgcgaaaggagcgggcaatcttccccctaagctcgccgcgagggagctgagggagagtttctacctcttctggtcgacggagacgcgagcgcatccgcgcacgaaggtacttccagccgccaccgcttggaaaatggctccgaacggatatcctttcttcgccttgttcttctactgcgggctctgctcacccttctctgagtttttctgcgatatcatgaacacctacgggttccgcctccttgacttcactcccaatgctgttctgaccatggcagttttcgcacatctctgcgaaaactttgttgGAGTCTATCCCAATGTcgccctttttcgccacttctttatgccccgggtagagagaggagagtctttatccggcggaatcgcctggatctcgagggctggcaagaaggacacttatctggagggagagttccgcggcaagtgggaggaatggagagcagactggtgctggattgtcgaggagaacccgcagccgtttaccgtccggcgccaagccccagtagcacgcggcagcgattggagtgacgtggccccggaagacgataggctgaagattgctgtcacccggatccaacgcctcaggcatgccgggctcactgtaggcgctgttggcgcagattttcttcgccgccgcatcgcccccctgcaggaacgggggagacccgtCTGGtaattcaagaatgcggcggatatcatgaggctgcgttcgggcctcaacttcaacttcactgttctggagcttaacgcgatgctccaggagctgttcaagtacgaccctcaacatcccgaagtgttcaggttgccgacgggtgtcgttccgctgtgcaacaactccgcgctcgaccgcatccgtgcaatgatgccgctgtgcgattcgcatggaattgccccaacttggcaagagcctgcagacgacgtcgtgcagcagttctttgacggcttggtagaagtgccggtccgctccgacgaaaagaatggcctcacccgcgacaccaccgattcggagatgacacgcatcgccactaggctggaagaggcggcggcagccgcagccgtgggcgaatttggattcaccgtgaaggaggcagaggcagcagaggcggcaagccgtggcaagcgagaggagctcgtcggcgagaaagagcttgccgggcatgacgtcgagtcgaacgagcccgccgaggatacgagcggctcgctggagatcaactcctcttcctcctcatcttcaggcagctcgccgcaagcagagcctccatccccaccaagaaggcgtctccgcaaggccggggacgtagcggggcggcgggcgagtcaacagtcgccgcgccgcgtgacacgctccaccgcggcaagcactattgccgcgggagcacctcacgctgctgcggcaactggagcggggtccacccggaccaccgcttctgctcctgccgcttctcacgccgcggcggcagccggagcggggtcgtctcagaccaccgccactgttcccgccaagcggtcaagggaaactactcctccgtctcctcgcgccggacgtgagccggacttcgacCTCTCCGCGTTCaactccgacgaggaagaagaagagtaagattctcttgttgtagttgtagttcttcaattcttgctgttttgtcttgtatctcatttgctttactctgaacttattcctttttaggactctggcccagagagcagcgaagagagccaaggtcccagtgattgtcatcgaggacgaacccaccgAGACAGCAGGGAGTGCGTcgccggacccggcaactgttctccagagcagcccccagcgtaagcatatggttcgctttccgttgttaggcgcgcatggatactctttctctgctgacatctgactgttggtttgtgtaggagcagagcagccccaccaggagtgcccggaggccgccccggaaatgccaagggagagtcctccggcaagggagagttctccggcaagggacagcaccagcgtccccccggcggcggagactacgactgccgaacccagtacaggtaatcttctcttcaaagcttcccttgggttcttcttctttcttttttttggatatttgcttgacttttctcacttttccggccatcagacccatctgctgcggagccaatggagaccgaggttgctgctgacgacgccgctgccactgaagaagcagccggcgccgatgatcccgccggcgacgaggccgccaaagctgccgccgcagcagctggcgaggggtctggcgattgCACTGatggccctgaggccgcaggagcgccaggcgctacgtcgaccgccgacccgtccgccgctgccgcagcgccaggctctgaagagccccagccaggcgtctacttgaaggtcGGTGATGGCATCTTCATCAACCTTCCCTGGGCCttaagctccagggcgccggtcgagggagagagctttgatggagaggtgctcgcctccgctgggctgacgctggttgacacgccgagcagcagcagcagcagcgagcctgaggaggagcggctgctgcggaagctggtGTCGCTCTATCGTGcccggcaagccaagctggaatcccgcgaggcgcttgttgCGAAGGCGGGAGTGGACATCGAAAAGCgtgcggaggagctccggggtctcaaccaggaagctctccggtccctggcagaggagcgggagcaactcgccgaggagcagaaggccttcctcctcgagaaggctgaagtcgaagagcaacagcggcttgccgctgaaaAGCTGTCTGCGTaggagggcgagctggtgcagcggaaggtcaaccttgacgcccacgaggaggagcttgccgcgcgcgagcgaacattcggcggagccctcaagcaagcggaggatgctgccgcagccgccgaggctgccaagaaggagctggagacgaaggtggcgcagctggaggccgatctcaaggcgagcggtgaggagcttgccgcgctcaAGCATGAGCGGGAGAAGGACGCCTACAGCCACTCAGAGCTGCAGGCTCGTCttgccgagaagggcaaggagctcagcgccgccaaggactccaacgcagatcttgagttgaagctgaccactttgatcaagacgctggacggcgctagggagcaggaggtggccttgaaggaggagatcaagaccgacaaggcgctgctggcgagtgctgccgccgcccagaatgcttttagggagaatgtggagcactggacggagggtctcgtgaatgttgccgcagacattgacagggagctggcgcagctggggatggaggatctcgggtatccctccgacgagaacctccaacccagcgccaagctcatcttgttcttcaaaggcgtggcgacggcccttcagcggctccgggagaggatcccaaagcagctggccgacgagtcgcgcaagatctgcgcgggagctcttcaaaaggtgttggtgaaggtggccttccgcaacccgggcctcaacctcaccaacgtcctcaagaccctgccgccggatgctgatctggaggcgctcaagacccttgtcgcacccattgtggacaaggtgagcgggatcaagaggattgagggcgatcgcgtagactaggccgcccgttttcttcttttcttgtcgctgatggtcatgttatgagaacaatctgttagagccgcgacaagctaccttataatataactctattccgggtaatgattgcaatgttattccctttacttgattcctccctttatatgtttttgccctacgcttttagggaacttgccggtgcaggcaccttagccgcgagcgctgagtgcgggacagcctgctggcggtgccgctaccgacaagaaaccttgtcgcaactagttgcagctcacttaagttatTGAGccgactcgaaacaaagtaagggcgcaactagctacgagttggttcctccgcgcacagattttccatacaaagtgcggtcgttcaagggagataacttaaaaattttaaaaatctgattgctcaaactttggcaacttagcttttctgttgtttgcttcccggcaaggcgaaactttcttgaacgacgcctggtccataccattatcttctcctttccccccccgGCAAatttgtgggcgagggaaccttcctttccttgagaaaaaaagaaagaggagaaaataaagatatggagccttacggctcgatattgcttaccggggagtaggtgctgcacaaagtgtcagatcacatatgcaaaaaatagaaagcatgaaattgacaagatgtgcggagcatatgagctttacttatgcacggggtctacgctcggctttgtacaaaggattacatgcaacagcgacaagacttgtacaaaaggtggttgccggaacgggttccggcaaccgcgccttacgggtaaaacttacgaagatgctcaatgttccaggaattgctcaccggaatgctatcttcggtctcaaggcggacatcgccaggcctagtgactcgtttcacccggtaagggccttcccacttcggcgtcaacttgttggaattcttggtggactgaacacgccgaagaacaaggtcgccttcctcgagacttctggcgttaactttgcggctatggtagcggcgcaaagcttgctggtagcgagcagctcgtacagcagcctgaagacggtcttcctcaaggagtagcgcgtcatcttgtcgcagctgctcttgctcaagctcatcataagcgagcactcgaggtgacccgtatacgagttccgtggggagaactgcctttgctccatagactagagcgaaaggtgtctggccagtggctcgatttggcgtcgtcctgatcgaccaaagaaccaccggcagctcctcgatccagtttcttccgcacttgtgcagcctgtcgaaagtcctggtcttgagcccacgcagcacttcagcatttgtcctctccgcttgaccgttgcttctcgggtgagcaacagaagcgaagcagaccttggcgccaagatcttggacgtactgcatgaaggtgcggctcgtgaattgtgtaccgttgtcggtgattatcctgttagggatcccgaagcggcaaacaatcgacctgaagaacttgattgctgactgtgctgtcaccttcctcactgcttccacttccggccactttgtgaacttgtcgattgcaacgtacaagtattcaaagcccccgactgctcggggaaaggggccgaggatgtcgagcccccagaccgaaaatggccaggataaagggatcgtctggagagcttgagctggttggtgtatctgcttggaatggaactggcacgcttcacacttggttacttgtgcagttgcatcctggagggccgtcggccaaaagaaaccttgccggaatgctttgccggcaagtgttcttgcgccaatgtggtgaccacatat belongs to Triticum urartu cultivar G1812 chromosome 7, Tu2.1, whole genome shotgun sequence and includes:
- the LOC125523318 gene encoding L-gulonolactone oxidase 2-like, with product MAGRSRAPAFLLLGLFLGLAGSSPPPEPVECARGTSDCTVTNVYGSFPDRTICRAANATFPRTEKELVAAVAAAAASKRKVKVATRHSHSFTKLACPGGRDGTIISTERLNKTVSVDAAKGLMTVESGMVLKDLIQAAAAAGLALPHSPYWYGLTIGGLLATGAHGSSLWGKGSAVHEYVVGMRIVTPAPASQGFAVVRELSVGDPDLDAVKVSLGVLGVVSQVTLALQPMFKRSVTFEKRDDTDFASQAAMWGGLHEFGDMAWLPRQGKVIYRKDDRVPVSTKGNGLNDYLGFRSNPTLALITARATEEHLEEDGGDIARCLAARAPSVLFELQAYGFTNDGSFFTGWPVVGFQNRIQASGTCISSPEDGLLSSCTWDPRIRSPFFYNSGFSVALSKAPAFIADMQKLRDLKPRAFCGLDAKLGVLLRYVRASSAYLGKSEDSIDFDVTYYRSYTEGEPRANSDVVDEIEQLALRKYGAVPHWGKNRNFVFDGVIAKYPKAAEFLKVKARYDPDGIFSSEWSDQVLGIKGSPNIVEKGCAIEGLCVCSKDSHCAPEKGYFCRPGTMFSEARVCSTRAAFGDESDDLLDEQ